The segment CCATTTTCTTACTAACTGCACAAACATGAAAACTCAACAAGTGTAGTGTCATTAATTTTACCTCACTGAATGCTCTTTTTACAGGCATACTTTTCAGCAAAGAAGACCATttcattgcaaaatatcttAATCTAAATGCATATCTATGAATAATGCCAGAAGTGATAGTGTTTGTGAAATACAAGGTAAACCCAGTTTCCACAATTACCTTTGCAATGTTTAATTTTTCCTCAGCCACATAGCCAGATATATCGATCATTTCCATACGATCTCGCAATGGTTCTGGTATAGTGTCCACCACATTGGCTGTACAAATGAAAAGAACCTGGcacaagataaagaaaagaagtcaCTGCAGATTTTCTTCAATACTTTAAGGTTTAAtcagaacaaaaatatatgtttaagcTTTTAGAGAATGCCAAATCACACAGTAGCtgtatcatttacatttttttataaaaaaggaaagaagacaccatgcaaacaaaagaagaatgttCATTTAATGAAAGATTAGGTAGGTCCAACTCtttgaaaaatgacaaacatggcAAATTCTAGACATACCTTTGAGAGGTCAACTGTAACATCAAGATAATGGTCAAGGAAGTTAGCATTCTGTTCTGGGTCAAGTAGCTCCAAAAGTGCAGAGGCAGGATCACCTTGGTAGCCACGGCCTAGCTTGTCCACCTAACACATACAAGAGAACCTCTGGTAAATTCTGATCAAGTCATCTCAGTTTCCATAGGCTTAACTCAAAATATAAGCCAGAATGACTGAGCATACTGTGCTGATTTTCTGCTTCATACTTAAAGTTAAAAAGGAAGCTGATAGCCGAGCAAGCATTGCTCAAACCATGTGGCAAGAACATTAGCCAATTCGATACTCCATTTCACTTGGCTGTGGCACTTGACTCCTAAAAGCTTGAGAAGGCAGTGAGTGAGATGGGTGCTACCCTCACAAATGCCAGCCTTGAAAAAGGTGGGATCTCTAACACATTGCTATCATGGTCAAAGGACCACCCTCACCTTTGCCTCCAGTAAAAAGAAACCTTCACTGGGCAAGAGTAATTCACCTTATCAATGAGTACAAAAGTAACTCACCTCATCAATGAGTACAAGAGGATTCTCTGTCTTAGTCTTCTTGAGACACTGTATCAGCTTCCCTGGCATAGCACCAACATAGGTGCGCCTGcacaagaacaatttaaaaaatgaacatcaTAAGGAAGAATCAGCGATCATTTTCTCCATGTTTTTaagcaaacataaaatgcaTGCAACTTATTATAACcataaaaatgtacaagatTGCAAATGAAGCCCCTGCCATCTTTTTGCTTTAAgggaaatgtgttttaaaacaaCACAGTCAAAACTTGCATTTAGTTTCTTAAcgataaacatattttcaaagaaCAATCTCAAATGTTACCTGTGTCCCTTTATTTCTGCAACGTCGGTCATGCCACCAACACTGAATCGGAAATACTGTTAACAAGACAATAAGTAATAAgactaatgtttaaaaaaaatcatttgatatataacatttatattcAATGGGGATAAAAGACTATGTTTCGTTTTACTGCTAAATCTAGAAACAATCACCACCCCTACAGGGTATTATTGTAATCTAAGAAATTCACATTGAGAAAGTTTGAAAAGTATTGTTTCAAGGGATATTTCACTTCCTGGTGTGAAATCAATATGTACAACAAAGTAGCAGACTTATCAGATTATTACCTCTCTGTTGAGGGCACGGGCAATAGACTTGGCAATGCTGGTCTTTCCAACACCTGGAGGTCCATAAAAACACAGGATTTTCCCCTGAGTGTGTCCCTTTAGTTTACTCACTGCAATGAATTCCTGAAAAACAGAGGCAAATGATTGTCATCTCTTCTAGCAGACACCAGTTCATATCTTCTAACAAGATATCAGCTTCAAAGGGAATGTCCAATTAATGGACTCCTAAAACCAGAATACCTtagcaaaagtggacaatttgTTTGCAGgtagattctgaaaaaaaaaaattttgaaaagaatagCTTCACTGAACAAAGTGGTTGGAACGAGGTGGATGTTGGTTTCTATAATTTTTTCCTGAAAAGCATCATAAGACAAAAAATTTGATGCCCCTTTTCATCAATAACAtgcttatgtgtgtgagagggagtgGAGAAAtgagatttgtttgtgttttacgctAAGCCCATATCAAGGTGTGAGAGAGTAACATTACATTAAGCAAAATTATAAAAGCCAACAACAAACCAGAAACTAAAATCAAAAACTAGTAGAATAACAAAAGTCTTAAATCTTAGACTAAAACCCTATcttctttcaaaatgaaaaaaatagctcCTGATGGGATAAATCTAAACATGTAGACCAAAGAATCTgtgataaaaaatttctttgggTACTCTGGAGACCAGGACATTTTATTAATGTAACATGTTACCAACCAGGATGCGTTTTTTCACATCCTCCAAGCCATAATGATCTTCATCCAGCACTTGACGTGCTCTAGCCAAGTCCAGTGTCTCCTCACTATTGCGTCCCCATGGTAATGTTGTCAGCCAGTCAAGATAGTTCCGTGTAACACTGCCAGCAAAATACCCATGCATTTCAaagttgcaaaaaaaaaccagaaaaaccCTTAAAAACCTACTTTATATCACAAACATCTAAATTAtccaaataattatttattcaagCATACAATAATTTACTCCAGACAGTGCAAAATGTCTTGCTGACAAAGATGAGAACTGCTAAGTTGCAAAATCATAATCATGCCAACACAGTGCATGCTATTTTTGTATTATCTTCTTGGTCACTACAAGTACCAGTTGTCCCTCCCTCTTTGGCGAGACCTTAGGTGTGTCTCTGCCCAGACCTTGTCCTTTTGGATTAAGACTGTCATTAAGAATGCTTATGAACAGCTATCCCCTTCAGCATCTCCATGGTTTGAAGATGAGGCAAGGATAGTGGCTGCTAGCCAAGACTTCCTTTGGAATGTAGTTCTAGTCAATATTATGACCTCTGTTGGGCGGCACTCTGACTCTACCTTTGGTACATTCTATTAACAGAAAGGGTCCACACATTCTGCATCTGAAGAAGATTCCATCAGTCTTGTTACCCCAAATATACTGCTTGGTCAGCAAGTGTGGTTTGGCAAAGTCCACCTCATGGAAAACAGGGTTGTATTGATGCTGAAATGCATCACTAAAGGCAAATCGAGCTTGGTGGATCCAGAAAAGAGGTACTGTATCTCAATTAGGCATTATTAAATTGTAATATATCGTCTAGGCATCCCTTTAATTTCCATGCCTAATTATCTCTttttatcccccccccccctaaaaaaatgttcagtggGGGTGGGAACCGAGACAAGTACAGCCAAGTCCATTTTGTAACACTACCTACGATGTTTCCACACACACTCTGACTGTAATGCTTACTTGAACTCAGAAGAGTGGCTTTCCAAGTAAGACAATTTGTTCAGCTCTTCATCAATAACGTCCATGACATGCTTGGGCACAGTGAGGTCCTAATATGGAATGCAAATTTTCAAATAACATCAAACGACTTTCCTTTACAAGGTAGTTAAGCGcctaaaaactttttaaaaagtgctctGTAAATCATGCTCTTTTGTTAATATATAAGATTAAAGAGATTCTTAACAATCATTAAAATCTATGCTTAAGTTtagaaaatcaaagtaaaatttcAGTTTACCATATTAACCTTAATAATACATGGTGATATCATGTTTACTTcaaacaaagtgaaaataacTTGTCATATTGTAAAAAATCCCCATGCCCAAAAAGTTTTCATATACAAAatgcttaatttaaaaaagcaccATTTATGTTAATGAACATTCACACTGTTGTAAGGATGTAAACCTTAAATACTAACCTTTAGTCTGGAACGGAACTTTTCTTCAATTGCATCCTTATCATCCTTTTCCAGTCCCAGCTCTTTCTTTATAATCTTGAGCTGTTCTCGCAGGATGTATTCGCGGTGCTGCTTTTTTACCTTGTCTTCCACCTAGTAGGTTAATGATATTAGAAAGGGTAATCATCAAAGGTTATTATTGGTCAAAATATTGTGCTAAGACCCccctccattaaaaaaatgtaaatttgacCTAAAATATATGATGAGAGAGTAGTAATACACACGTTTATACACTCATAGACAAATACATCTTTCAAGGGCAAAGCTGGCAATATGATGACCAGtttaaacagcaaaaaatatagTACACCATTGAACCACATAGGGGTTAGAGGGGCTTGATCCTTATGCAGTTGAAAATCCGTCTTTAACCGTTGAATTTATAAAAACTCAACTACTATCAACTTATTGCTGACTAAGCCTAAGACATACCTAACTTTTTCTTCAGCGAGTTTTATCAGAATTTTGCAAAACTCAAAAAAATACTTGTTATCTGCATATACATGGACCTATGTAGTTCAAGCTTGTGTTGTTTCAAAGGTTAACTGACaccagaaaaaatatataattattacatttattttaaaataagatttgttGGGGAAATCTGCttttacataaaacaaaatatctgtcCTATGGCAaataaccaaaacaaataatattgaaaatatcAGAAACATCTCACCTCTTTCCCAATGCGTTGTTGCAGTTTGCTGAGTTCATATTCCTTCTTCAGCAAGGACAGAGCAAGCATTAATCGCTTTGgaatctgcacacacacacagacacatacagatTTAAAAATGCACCTTGTCTGTTCACATGCTGGCTCTATCAACAATTGTTGACCTAATATTCGCTCCAAGTCTGTTGATACTTCAGCAAAAAATGTCACTATCATGCAGCAAATACCCCCTAGTGCGGTGACATATATTTCTGGGACCAGGTAAGCTATTTGCTGCCAGGGTATTTTCTGCATGGCTTATGACTAATCTGCTAAGCTCCTAGTATTTTATAAGAGCTTTGCAGACTTCTGAATGTTAGCTATCCTGCTAGAGCTTGTAGTGTACTGTGCATGAGGCCCCTATTTGCAAAAATGAATTTCAAACTGATATTTGCTTCACGAAATCTAATATTATAGCCATAAAGAAAATGCTAATTTTATTCCTCTCTACAGCCATTTATCATGGTAAACTCACAAgtaaaattgtaaagaaatactgaaaactaaaacaatgtatttgatcaaaactgacaaaagcagcaacaaaaaattttataacccctttttccaaaaaaagaaaagaaaaaaaaaaatcaacatcagaaaaacaaaatatgaagagGACAAATGCAGCCACTAAACATAATAGTCATGAGCCACCTCTacccccaaacacacaaacacattgacaCCTACATTTGTCTCCTCTAGCACCTGCTGTAGTTCATACTGCTCTCCAGCTGTCAATGCTGCGCCTGTACTCGGTGAAGTATCAAAAGGAACAACATGAGAACATAAGTAATCttaaaacttattatttatACTGTACACGTTAAcgcttggttttgtttgtttgtgtttaattctGTGCCaacagctaaggctatatcacagcaacaaaaagtaatcttaactttaaaagtttatggACAAAACCTCCaaagtgatataaccataacattctttaaaaagtcaacacaagaagtaaacaatatgtaaaagagtgggcAAAGTGTAAAGAGGAGTGGTGAAGCCCagaaaggccaccaacaaacaaaaaaaaacaaaagaagacaattATCAAGGCCCACAGGGGCTTAGTGCTTGGTGAGTTAAGCTTGGATACAGCTGACCACCTATGTATGGCAGTAAGCTGATACAATCCCGATATGCCCATCTTTAAATGTGTTGACATCAGCTCAAAATTTAACACTTCTCTTTCTTATGCCACTAGATATGACCTCACTGTCATCTTAATGAAATTCATGCACAATCTTGAAACACATCAGACCATAACATGCACTTTCAGTACAGATAAGCTGCTACAGACATTGCTGATAACCATCTACCACAAAGAATTTTCCATACTAAAACTGTAGAGACACATgacataaaaatcaaattaacattttcaattAATAGGACACAGAAGCCGGAAACAACTGGCACTagttaaaaaggaaaagtcACCTAGGTCGCTAATGTATACAGGGTTGTCAATCACTCTCTGTCCTGCCTGGATGATCTGTGCAAGGTTCTCTCTGAAACATTCCGTTCAAAGTTCACACCTTATAACAGCATCTTACTTAATCAAGCTTGTCTACATCAGAATTCTCATTAAATATTGTGGACTGTCCTTGATATGTGGGCAGCTTTCTTGAAATACCATTATGCATATTACAAAAAATGGACAGGCACACCATAAAAAACCCCTCTGAAACATAATAACAGAAATGTCACTGTAAAGAACATGTTTTTCCCATCTACTGACCTGTACAGTGGATTCATAGCAATGATGTCTCTGATGGTTTTAACAACTTCTGATGTCAGGGCCTGATAACATAcagatatttaattttattattcaagtatgatttaaaagaaagaaaagattcatTTCCAAAATAGTAAGCATGCAACACTTCATTTAGAGTCTGTCTTGTATGTTATCTCCTGAATGAAATAACTTTCGTGTTTTGTGGCAAATCCTGTTTggtgctttgaaaacagtggaTAGCCTGGTGGTTATTGGCCTGAAGGCCTGAAAGTACACCCACACTTGCTTACTTCATTTTCTAAATTAGATGTCTTCCATGATATCATTTACTGCAGAACATCACAGTAGTGTTTGACAATGCATAAAGCACCAGATCAAAATGATATAAATACGTAAATGGATCTGCAGCGCATGAAGGACGTTGACAGGTTGGAGTTGTATGGAAAGTGTTTTATCAGTAGATCAAAAAggcatcctgcaggctaccctTTGAATAGCAAAATATGATTTTCACCTATGTGATCTGTTCTAACGACTGGATCTGTGGTGCATTTACAGCCTTGATTACagttttttataattatttgtaaagcgccatgagcttgCCAAAGGGCTGAGAAATGACACAatataagtatattttaatattagatGTCCATGTTGTGCACACTTTTGTGTAGGTATTGTACTCTTTAGTCCTCTATGACCatgttttccttttgaaaataaaaatgtgacatCTCACCTTTACTTCATTGGTGCTTTCAAATGGTTCATTAGTCACATTTTCAGTGTTCACCATCAACACTTGCGTGAAAACTTGTCTCCCTCCTTCCTCAGATGGTGCTTCAGGTTTCTCTTCAGAAGATTTCTCTTCTAGCATGTCTGAGGCCTTCCGTCCATTTTTTCGTCTGCCCCTCCTTTTTTGTTTCGTGTCCCCATCTTCTGGGCTACTGATAGCACTGGCAGCTGCAATTAATGTACTGGCTTCGTAGAATGCATCAGTTAGCTCACACCCATGTGTACGACAGAAATCTTTATGGCAAGGTTGGCGAAAAATGTGGCTTTATGATTTTAACTAGGTGCATTAATGTATCTATAAGTGAAGACTGCAGCAAAAGCCCTTTGCAGACAATAgctatttttataattttaaaatgaatttttaatatttttagtttatccATTAATGTCAGGAGAATAAAGCAACACAAAGGGACAAaagcatgtatatataaatcaaACTCTTTGTCTACTCTTCCAGAAATCTACTTTctgctataaaataaaattttaaaaaaattccacaatTAAACACCACAAAAACCCCCAAAACTTTTCTTATATCAgcctttatttttcataaattgcATTCCTGGTTATACATTTAGATGTTATGTCCCATGATTTGGAAATTTGGAAGAACCTGATTCCATCCTGATctacataaaacagaaaaattacacaaaatggTACCTTACTTCTAGATGCACATTCCGATTCTGTAAATGAAAGATAAGCAATCACTAGGGTGAAGCCACCCATGTAACTCACCATCTGCCTCTGGTTCATCGACCAATACCAAATCAGTTATCCTGATCCTGAAGCATAAACAAACGATAAGTATTTAATAGATTTAAGgcatttaacattaaaattacaAAGATCAGTCTTCCAGCATTATCAGATTACATATTATTAGATACCATTTTTCTAGTTATTTACATACAGAACTACAGATTAGagaatgaaataatatataGTTGCTGAAAACAAAGTTATCAAATTCAATAGtaaataataagataaaataataaaacaaaacaatctctAAAACTGATTAGGAATAAAGCATCAACAAAACAACTGAAATAGATAAAATGTTCAAAGCAAACAACTTAATCTCAAAGATCTAATGCTATTTTTGCCTGTGTGAGTAAGAAAATAGTCCTTATCAAGATAACACTAATTtctattataaataataacaacaataaacatgtacTTGAAAGCCCTCTTCTACAACATACTCTAAGCACCAATCCATTTATGTAACAAACAACATGAACAGCAGAAGTTGTACAACAAATAATGGGCTATTATTATCAACCAAATTTATCCAGAGCTAAAATGAAAAGCATACCTGCGATGTGCCATAACAAGCATACGAAGCCTGTCCCCTAAATCCTGCATTTCTGTAATTTGCACAAATGTGCCCACTCTGTAGATGTCATCCAAGCTGTCTACCACCTCCTTTTCATTCCTGTTACAAAAGG is part of the Pomacea canaliculata isolate SZHN2017 linkage group LG13, ASM307304v1, whole genome shotgun sequence genome and harbors:
- the LOC112553873 gene encoding lon protease homolog, mitochondrial-like isoform X1, with translation MAALLRCRNTCVTKHINSVSSLLNLGKEGCWTSSQINDRLLQRVNRCLKCVKSHSLSSVHGRLFHHPSAATSKTERCHLLSKQYATNAKNCRRSQKTTESGKPLRLYFTQYSKNRLFPSSSRIDIVSSSSSTVNNQQPFIQTRYFSTRTGGSGEQGSGEGGGSEDGASSAPPENKEDGAGEGQSVPAQTFIPLMGALTAMTVPEFFPRVPVIAINRNPVFPRFIKMLEISDPNLMNLLRRKVQLSQPYAGVFLKKDEMNEKEVVDSLDDIYRVGTFVQITEMQDLGDRLRMLVMAHRRIRITDLVLVDEPEADAASAISSPEDGDTKQKRRGRRKNGRKASDMLEEKSSEEKPEAPSEEGGRQVFTQVLMVNTENVTNEPFESTNEVKALTSEVVKTIRDIIAMNPLYRENLAQIIQAGQRVIDNPVYISDLGAALTAGEQYELQQVLEETNIPKRLMLALSLLKKEYELSKLQQRIGKEVEDKVKKQHREYILREQLKIIKKELGLEKDDKDAIEEKFRSRLKDLTVPKHVMDVIDEELNKLSYLESHSSEFNVTRNYLDWLTTLPWGRNSEETLDLARARQVLDEDHYGLEDVKKRILEFIAVSKLKGHTQGKILCFYGPPGVGKTSIAKSIARALNREYFRFSVGGMTDVAEIKGHRRTYVGAMPGKLIQCLKKTKTENPLVLIDEVDKLGRGYQGDPASALLELLDPEQNANFLDHYLDVTVDLSKVLFICTANVVDTIPEPLRDRMEMIDISGYVAEEKLNIAKMYLVPQALTHTGVSKDHVSVTDDALHSLIRSYCRESGVRNLQKHIEKIYRKAALKIVSESITDIRVDTLNLQEFVGKPLFSHDRMYDFTPPGVIAGLAWTSMGGSHCT